In Prevotella sp. oral taxon 475, one DNA window encodes the following:
- a CDS encoding AraC family transcriptional regulator — protein MDTYVLHEITPLMETDALYIADRHKKEFSYPVHNHDVFELNFVENAAGVKRTVGDNSEVIGDFDLVLITSPTLEHVWEQHECKSEDIREITIQFNFGAGMAETDQFFGKTPFESIRRMMKEAQKGLAFPMATIMKVYGKLDEMSRITDRFQALIQFLDILHTLSLSTGVRTLATTSYAKVNIEDDSRRVLRVKKYISDNYMYELRLKTLADLANMSESAFCRFFKLHTGRRLSDYIIDIRMGYAARMLIDTTETIAEISFKCGYNNMSNFNRIFKRKKGCSPTEYRHNYRKTKVII, from the coding sequence ATGGACACTTACGTACTACACGAAATAACCCCGTTGATGGAGACCGATGCCCTCTACATCGCAGACAGGCATAAGAAAGAGTTCTCTTATCCCGTGCACAACCACGACGTTTTCGAATTAAATTTCGTTGAAAACGCTGCGGGGGTGAAACGAACGGTGGGCGATAATAGCGAAGTGATTGGCGATTTCGACCTCGTGCTCATCACCAGTCCCACGCTAGAACACGTTTGGGAGCAGCACGAATGCAAGAGCGAAGACATCCGCGAGATAACCATTCAGTTTAATTTCGGGGCTGGAATGGCCGAAACCGACCAGTTCTTTGGCAAAACACCCTTCGAAAGCATACGCCGAATGATGAAAGAAGCGCAGAAGGGATTAGCCTTTCCCATGGCCACCATCATGAAAGTGTATGGCAAACTGGACGAGATGAGCCGCATAACCGACCGCTTTCAGGCCCTGATACAGTTTCTCGACATACTGCACACGCTGTCGCTTAGCACTGGTGTGCGCACGTTGGCCACCACCAGTTACGCCAAAGTGAACATCGAAGACGATAGTAGACGGGTACTTCGCGTAAAGAAATACATCTCGGATAACTACATGTACGAACTCCGACTCAAAACTCTGGCCGACCTTGCCAACATGAGCGAGAGTGCCTTCTGCCGCTTTTTCAAGCTACACACAGGCCGCAGGCTTAGCGATTACATCATCGACATACGCATGGGATATGCCGCACGCATGCTGATAGACACCACCGAGACCATCGCCGAGATAAGCTTTAAGTGCGGATATAACAATATGAGCAACTTCAATCGTATCTTCAAACGAAAGAAAGGCTGCTCACCAACGGAATACAGACACAACTACCGAAAGACGAAAGTGATTATCTAA
- a CDS encoding AGE family epimerase/isomerase — translation MDKLKNELHDELTQNIMPFWLNRMIDHRHGGFLGRIDGHGNPLPDAEKGAVLNARILWAFAAAYRVLGKPEYLEAATRAKDYFVAHFIDPQEGGVFWSLDAQGRPLDTKKQTYAIGFAIYGLSEYARATGDEAALQQAKGLYADIERHAFDRENNGYVEALTRNWQPIADMRLSDKDENGSRTMNTHLHILEPYTNLYRVWRTPQLAERIANLIDIFLTRLLNPQTNHLDLFFDDRWQGRRNIQSFGHDIEAVWLLHEAALELNDPNVLQRVEHAIKAIAKAADEGLQADGSMVYERWTDTGKVDTQRQWWVMCECVIGHIDLYQHFGDTAALDIARRCWQYTSEHIVDHEQGEWFWGCDENARPNLVDDKAGFWKCPYHNARMCLEVIERRMKGGE, via the coding sequence ATGGACAAACTGAAGAACGAGTTGCACGACGAACTCACCCAAAACATCATGCCTTTTTGGCTCAATAGGATGATAGACCATCGTCATGGCGGTTTTCTTGGGCGGATAGACGGCCATGGCAATCCCCTACCCGATGCCGAAAAGGGAGCCGTACTCAATGCGCGCATATTGTGGGCGTTTGCTGCTGCCTACCGCGTTTTGGGTAAACCCGAATACTTGGAGGCTGCAACCAGGGCCAAAGATTATTTCGTGGCCCACTTCATCGACCCGCAAGAGGGTGGCGTTTTTTGGAGTTTGGATGCCCAAGGGCGTCCGCTCGACACCAAAAAGCAAACCTACGCCATTGGCTTTGCCATCTACGGATTGAGCGAATATGCACGAGCCACGGGCGACGAAGCGGCCTTACAGCAGGCCAAAGGCCTCTATGCCGACATCGAACGGCATGCCTTCGACCGCGAAAACAATGGCTACGTTGAGGCCCTAACGCGCAACTGGCAGCCCATTGCCGACATGCGACTGAGCGATAAGGACGAGAACGGGTCGCGAACGATGAACACGCACCTGCACATTCTCGAACCATACACCAATCTTTACCGCGTGTGGCGCACGCCCCAGTTGGCCGAACGCATCGCCAACCTTATCGACATCTTCCTCACGCGCTTGCTTAATCCACAGACAAACCACCTCGACCTCTTCTTCGACGACCGTTGGCAGGGCCGTCGCAACATACAAAGCTTTGGTCACGACATCGAGGCGGTGTGGTTGTTACACGAGGCTGCGTTGGAGTTGAACGACCCCAACGTGCTACAAAGGGTTGAGCATGCCATCAAAGCCATTGCCAAAGCGGCCGACGAGGGTTTGCAAGCGGATGGCTCGATGGTGTACGAACGATGGACGGACACTGGCAAAGTGGACACTCAACGTCAATGGTGGGTGATGTGCGAGTGTGTTATTGGACACATAGACCTTTATCAACACTTCGGCGACACTGCTGCCCTCGACATCGCGCGCCGCTGTTGGCAATATACTAGCGAACATATTGTAGACCATGAGCAAGGCGAATGGTTCTGGGGATGCGACGAAAACGCACGCCCAAACCTTGTAGACGATAAGGCCGGCTTTTGGAAATGCCCCTATCATAATGCAAGAATGTGTTTGGAGGTGATAGAAAGAAGAATGAAAGGAGGAGAGTAG
- a CDS encoding MFS transporter: protein MKIGLSEKIGYGLGDMSSSMFWKLFGAYLMIFYTDVFGISAAIVGTMFAITRVWDSFFDPIVGAVADRTSSRWGRFRPYLLYLAVPFGAIGVLTFLTPPMDETGKIVYAFVTYGLMMMVYSAINVPYASLLGVMSPDPAHRNTLATYRMTFAYLGSFVALLLFMPLVNAFGGGDPKGPMRGWLTAPQFGWLMAVVVIAVVCVVLFLGCFALTKERVKPVKQEKNSLKTDLRDLLHNRPWWILLGAGVASLVFNSIRDGATVYYFKYYIDETAVGNISFLGLPFVLSGLYLAVGQAANIVGVILAAPISNRIGKRHTFMAAMAVATVLSIGFFWLDKGQLALIFILQALISVCAGSIFPLLWSMYADCTDYSELQTGNRATGLIFSSSSMSQKFGWAFGTAVTGWMLAQFGFQANAVQSAETIQGIKMFLSFLPAAGAFLSLAFIYFYPLSEAKMKQITAELQEKRK, encoded by the coding sequence ATGAAGATAGGGCTTAGCGAAAAGATAGGTTACGGACTGGGCGACATGTCGTCGTCGATGTTTTGGAAACTCTTCGGAGCCTATCTGATGATATTCTACACCGACGTGTTTGGCATCTCTGCCGCCATCGTTGGTACCATGTTCGCCATCACTCGCGTATGGGATTCGTTCTTCGATCCCATCGTTGGAGCCGTGGCCGACCGCACTTCGTCGCGCTGGGGACGCTTCCGTCCGTACCTGCTCTATCTGGCTGTGCCCTTCGGAGCTATCGGTGTGCTAACGTTTCTTACCCCACCGATGGACGAAACGGGAAAAATCGTCTACGCTTTCGTAACCTACGGACTGATGATGATGGTGTATTCGGCCATCAATGTGCCATACGCCTCGCTGCTAGGCGTGATGAGTCCCGACCCTGCACACCGCAACACGCTGGCCACTTACCGCATGACCTTCGCCTATCTTGGCTCGTTCGTAGCCTTGTTGCTCTTTATGCCGTTGGTAAACGCTTTCGGTGGAGGCGACCCCAAAGGTCCAATGCGTGGCTGGCTCACCGCTCCACAGTTCGGTTGGCTTATGGCCGTGGTGGTTATTGCCGTAGTGTGCGTGGTGCTTTTCCTTGGTTGTTTCGCCCTCACGAAAGAGCGCGTAAAACCCGTGAAGCAAGAGAAAAACTCGCTCAAGACAGACCTTCGCGACCTGTTGCACAATCGTCCGTGGTGGATTTTGCTGGGTGCGGGCGTGGCATCGCTTGTGTTCAACTCCATTCGCGATGGCGCAACGGTCTACTATTTCAAGTATTACATCGACGAAACGGCCGTGGGCAACATCTCGTTCCTTGGTCTGCCCTTCGTGCTTAGTGGTCTTTACCTCGCCGTTGGACAAGCCGCCAACATCGTAGGCGTTATACTTGCCGCCCCAATAAGCAACCGAATAGGCAAACGTCACACCTTTATGGCAGCCATGGCAGTAGCAACAGTGCTCAGCATAGGCTTCTTTTGGCTCGATAAAGGTCAGCTCGCGCTCATCTTTATCTTGCAAGCACTCATCAGTGTTTGCGCAGGCAGCATCTTCCCCTTGCTGTGGAGCATGTATGCCGACTGTACCGATTACAGCGAATTGCAAACAGGCAACCGCGCAACTGGGCTTATCTTCTCGTCGTCTTCAATGAGTCAGAAGTTCGGTTGGGCCTTCGGCACGGCCGTAACAGGTTGGATGCTCGCCCAATTTGGTTTCCAAGCCAATGCCGTTCAGTCGGCCGAAACCATCCAAGGCATCAAGATGTTCCTCTCGTTCTTGCCTGCCGCAGGGGCCTTCCTCTCGTTGGCATTCATCTATTTCTACCCTCTTTCGGAAGCGAAGATGAAGCAAATAACTGCCGAACTACAAGAAAAAAGGAAGTAA
- a CDS encoding glycosidase, protein MSTFNSKLNALRLRHEALLTTPNRILENGNGIYERYANPILTAEHTPLEWRYDLDERTNPHLMQRIMMNATLNAGAMKWGDKYLLVVRVEGADRKSFFAVAESPNGVDNFRFWDEPITMPETDNPATNIYDMRLTQHEDGYIYGVFCAERHDDSKPNDLSAATATAGIARTRDLKTWERLPDLKTRSQQRNVVLHPEFVDGKYAFYTRPQDGFIDTGSGGGIGWALVDDITHAEVHEETIINPRHYHTIMEMKNGEGPHPIKTPQGWLHLAHGVRGCASGLRYVLYMYMTALDDPTRMIAQPGGYLLVPQGGEYVGDVMNVVFSNGWIADEDGRVFIYYASSDTRMHVATSTVERLVDYCLHTPQDGLTTAASVETIKKLIAKNHAL, encoded by the coding sequence ATGTCAACATTCAATTCAAAACTCAATGCACTTCGCCTACGCCACGAGGCATTGCTCACCACGCCTAACCGCATATTGGAAAACGGCAACGGCATTTACGAACGCTACGCGAACCCTATACTCACTGCCGAACACACGCCTTTGGAGTGGCGTTACGACCTAGACGAACGCACCAACCCCCACTTGATGCAACGCATCATGATGAATGCCACGCTCAATGCAGGCGCAATGAAGTGGGGCGACAAGTATCTGCTAGTGGTTCGTGTTGAAGGGGCCGACCGAAAAAGCTTCTTCGCCGTGGCCGAAAGCCCTAATGGCGTAGACAATTTCCGCTTTTGGGACGAGCCGATAACCATGCCCGAAACCGACAATCCCGCAACAAACATCTACGACATGCGCCTTACCCAGCACGAGGATGGCTATATCTACGGTGTGTTTTGTGCCGAACGCCACGACGACAGCAAGCCCAACGACCTCTCGGCAGCAACGGCCACGGCCGGAATAGCACGCACCCGCGACCTGAAAACGTGGGAACGGCTGCCCGATCTCAAAACGCGGAGTCAGCAACGCAACGTCGTTCTGCACCCCGAATTCGTTGATGGCAAGTACGCTTTCTACACCCGTCCGCAAGACGGCTTTATCGATACGGGTTCGGGAGGTGGCATTGGCTGGGCATTAGTCGACGATATAACCCACGCCGAGGTACACGAAGAAACCATTATCAACCCTCGCCACTACCACACCATCATGGAAATGAAGAACGGCGAAGGGCCTCATCCCATCAAAACGCCACAAGGCTGGTTGCATTTGGCACACGGCGTGAGGGGCTGCGCTAGCGGATTGCGCTACGTTCTCTATATGTACATGACCGCCTTAGACGACCCCACGCGGATGATTGCTCAGCCTGGCGGCTACCTTTTGGTGCCCCAAGGTGGCGAATATGTGGGCGATGTGATGAACGTTGTTTTCTCTAACGGATGGATTGCCGATGAAGATGGGCGCGTGTTTATCTATTATGCCTCGTCGGATACACGCATGCATGTGGCCACTTCGACCGTAGAGCGACTGGTAGACTATTGCTTGCACACGCCGCAAGACGGACTAACCACCGCTGCTAGTGTTGAAACCATCAAGAAACTCATTGCCAAAAACCACGCATTATGA
- a CDS encoding glycoside hydrolase family 26 protein, with amino-acid sequence MKKIILAMVIAMFAFTANAKQKAKNTPAQSLIERLQTLQKRGVMFGHQDALFYGTTWKWEFGRSDVNDVCGDYPAVLGCELGGLELGNDKNLDGVPFDKMRQQIIAHHQQGGIVTISWHPYNPVTGKDAWNTEGDAVTAVLPGGKESAKMQLWHQRLADFMASLKDDKGRAVPVIFRPWHEMSGAWFWWGSKQCTPEQYKALFRLTFNAMMQAGLRNLVWSYSPNAQANDTPEHYFLFYPGDSYVDVLGIDLYQYNGSAVFIEQCQNEMRIMSEYAKSHNKLYALTEAGYRNTPDAQWYSSTLVPAIKGFAPSYVLLWRNAWDKAEENFGPAPDKTCADDFRKIHKEGVFLFRSKLKSEPNKSCWMVSKKRKK; translated from the coding sequence ATGAAAAAAATAATCCTCGCTATGGTCATAGCAATGTTCGCTTTTACTGCAAATGCAAAGCAAAAGGCAAAAAATACGCCTGCACAAAGCCTCATCGAACGCCTTCAAACGCTACAAAAGCGCGGCGTAATGTTCGGTCATCAAGATGCCCTTTTCTACGGAACGACGTGGAAATGGGAGTTTGGACGAAGTGACGTTAACGACGTTTGTGGCGATTATCCTGCCGTTCTAGGTTGCGAATTGGGCGGACTAGAATTGGGAAACGACAAAAATCTGGATGGTGTTCCCTTTGATAAGATGCGCCAACAGATTATTGCCCACCATCAACAAGGCGGTATCGTAACCATCAGTTGGCATCCTTACAACCCCGTTACGGGCAAAGATGCCTGGAACACGGAGGGAGATGCCGTTACGGCTGTGTTGCCTGGCGGTAAAGAATCGGCCAAAATGCAACTTTGGCACCAGCGTTTGGCCGACTTCATGGCATCGCTTAAAGACGATAAAGGCCGTGCCGTGCCCGTTATTTTCCGTCCGTGGCACGAGATGAGCGGTGCTTGGTTTTGGTGGGGAAGCAAGCAATGCACGCCCGAACAATACAAGGCACTGTTCCGTCTTACGTTCAACGCCATGATGCAAGCAGGCTTGCGCAACCTAGTTTGGAGCTATTCGCCCAACGCACAGGCCAACGACACGCCCGAACACTATTTTCTCTTTTACCCCGGAGATAGCTATGTGGATGTGCTCGGCATTGATTTGTATCAGTATAACGGCAGTGCGGTCTTCATCGAGCAATGCCAGAACGAGATGCGCATCATGTCGGAGTATGCCAAAAGCCACAATAAGCTGTACGCATTAACAGAGGCTGGCTACCGAAACACGCCCGATGCACAATGGTACAGCTCAACCTTGGTGCCCGCCATCAAGGGATTTGCCCCCAGTTACGTGCTGCTTTGGCGCAACGCATGGGATAAAGCGGAAGAGAACTTCGGCCCTGCACCCGACAAAACCTGCGCGGATGATTTCAGGAAGATACACAAGGAGGGCGTGTTCCTTTTCCGTAGCAAACTGAAAAGCGAACCAAACAAGTCGTGTTGGATGGTATCAAAGAAACGTAAGAAATAA